In Pseudoduganella albidiflava, a single window of DNA contains:
- a CDS encoding NADH-quinone oxidoreductase subunit A has translation MNLETYFPVLLFILVGIGVGVAPQVLGRLLGPYRPDAAKLSPYECGFEAFEDARMKFDVRYYLVAILFILFDLETAFFFPWGVSMRELGWQGYVTMMVFIAEFVVGFWYIWKKGALDWE, from the coding sequence GTGAACCTCGAAACTTATTTCCCCGTACTTCTATTTATCCTGGTCGGCATCGGTGTCGGTGTAGCCCCCCAGGTACTGGGCCGTCTGCTGGGTCCATATCGCCCCGACGCGGCGAAGCTCTCCCCCTACGAGTGCGGCTTCGAAGCCTTCGAAGACGCGCGCATGAAATTCGACGTGCGTTACTACCTCGTCGCAATCCTCTTCATTCTGTTCGACCTTGAAACGGCTTTCTTCTTCCCATGGGGCGTCTCCATGCGCGAACTGGGCTGGCAGGGCTACGTGACGATGATGGTGTTCATCGCTGAATTCGTCGTCGGTTTTTGGTATATCTGGAAGAAAGGTGCCCTTGATTGGGAATAA
- a CDS encoding NAD(P)H-quinone oxidoreductase produces the protein MRAIEITKAGPPDVLRLCYRDKPQPGPGEVLIRVHAAGINRPDVFQRLGSYAPPPGASDLPGLEVAGEVVEGDFANSEWRAGDLVCALVQGGGYAEYVVAPVEQCLPVPHGLSLIEAASLPETYFTVWSNVFDRARLGPGESLLVQGGTSGIGVTAIQLASALGHRVFATAGTDDKARACEQLGAERGINYRREDFAACVKQLTGDNGVDVILDMVGGDYLPREINCLADDGRIAIIALLGGAKGTLDMGQVLRRRLTVTGSTLRPRSVAFKAAIAHQLRDKVWPLLEAKKIRPVIYESFPLEQAVEAHKLMESSTHVGKIMLQVT, from the coding sequence ATGCGCGCAATCGAGATCACCAAGGCCGGTCCGCCGGACGTACTCCGGCTGTGCTACCGCGACAAGCCCCAGCCCGGTCCGGGCGAAGTGCTGATCCGCGTGCACGCGGCCGGCATCAACCGCCCGGACGTGTTCCAGCGCCTCGGCAGCTACGCGCCGCCGCCGGGTGCGTCCGACCTGCCGGGCCTGGAAGTGGCGGGCGAGGTGGTCGAGGGTGATTTCGCCAACAGCGAATGGCGCGCGGGCGACCTGGTCTGCGCGCTGGTGCAGGGCGGCGGCTATGCCGAATATGTGGTCGCGCCGGTCGAGCAGTGCCTGCCGGTGCCGCATGGGCTGTCCCTGATCGAAGCCGCTTCGCTGCCGGAAACCTATTTCACCGTGTGGAGCAACGTCTTCGACCGCGCCCGGCTCGGCCCCGGCGAATCGCTGCTGGTGCAGGGCGGCACCTCCGGCATCGGCGTGACGGCGATCCAGCTGGCCAGCGCGCTGGGCCACCGCGTGTTCGCCACGGCGGGCACCGACGACAAGGCGCGCGCCTGCGAGCAGCTGGGCGCCGAGCGGGGCATCAATTACCGGCGCGAGGATTTCGCCGCGTGCGTCAAGCAGCTCACCGGCGACAACGGCGTCGACGTCATCCTCGACATGGTCGGCGGCGATTACCTGCCGCGCGAGATCAACTGCCTGGCCGACGATGGCCGCATCGCCATCATCGCGCTGCTGGGCGGCGCCAAGGGCACGCTGGACATGGGCCAGGTGCTGCGCCGCCGCCTCACCGTCACCGGTTCCACGCTGCGGCCCCGCTCGGTGGCATTCAAGGCCGCGATCGCCCACCAGCTGCGCGACAAGGTGTGGCCGCTGCTGGAGGCGAAGAAGATCCGCCCGGTGATCTATGAGAGCTTCCCGCTCGAGCAGGCGGTCGAGGCGCACAAGCTGATGGAGAGCAGCACCCACGTCGGCAAGATCATGCTGCAGGTGACCTGA
- a CDS encoding tetratricopeptide repeat protein, translated as MMALAASTVIALALHGSAIAGFAEGATAYNNRNYGLAYKEILPLARAGNADAEHLLGLMYYMGRGVQQDYRQALMWHRRAALQGKADAQYVVGAMYYTGNAVIQDHRQAVTWFRKAAEQGHPDAQQVLGLMYRYHIGGMPQDNVIAYMLWNLAAAGGNPNAAEQRTAVAKKMTPEQIEEGQALSAAWRPGKPLPRTSRTGG; from the coding sequence ATGATGGCGCTCGCCGCCTCCACCGTGATCGCGCTGGCCTTGCATGGCAGCGCGATCGCCGGTTTTGCCGAGGGCGCGACCGCGTACAACAACCGCAACTACGGGCTCGCCTACAAGGAAATCCTGCCGCTGGCGCGGGCCGGCAACGCCGACGCGGAGCACCTGCTGGGCCTGATGTACTACATGGGCCGCGGCGTGCAGCAGGACTACCGGCAGGCGCTGATGTGGCACCGCCGCGCCGCGCTGCAGGGCAAGGCCGACGCGCAGTATGTGGTCGGCGCCATGTACTACACCGGCAACGCCGTGATCCAGGATCACCGGCAGGCCGTCACGTGGTTCCGCAAGGCGGCCGAGCAGGGCCACCCGGATGCGCAGCAGGTGCTGGGACTGATGTACCGGTACCACATCGGCGGCATGCCGCAGGATAACGTGATCGCCTACATGCTGTGGAACCTGGCCGCTGCTGGCGGCAACCCCAACGCCGCCGAACAGCGCACCGCCGTCGCCAAGAAGATGACGCCCGAACAGATCGAGGAAGGCCAGGCCCTCTCCGCCGCCTGGCGCCCCGGCAAGCCACTCCCCCGCACCTCGCGCACTGGTGGGTGA
- a CDS encoding transposase: MARRARLLLPGCPLHIIQRGHLRQPCFFGWSDYTVYLEWLRDYSRFNGVAIHAYVLMTNHVHILATADEIEQISALMKGVSQRYTQYLNRRFERKGTWWEGRFRSSPVPVEEYFFTCQRYVELNPVRACIVDSAGRYQWSSYAGNSGMRNDVLLTPHPLYMALGTQADRRHAAYRDLFSNSILPYQLDAIRKAIAGNHPVGRPPAPRVSRRVLVQET; this comes from the coding sequence ATGGCCCGCCGCGCTCGATTGCTGTTACCTGGCTGTCCCCTTCACATCATCCAGCGTGGGCACCTTCGACAGCCATGCTTCTTTGGATGGTCGGATTACACGGTCTATCTCGAGTGGCTACGTGATTACTCGCGCTTTAACGGCGTGGCGATTCACGCATACGTGTTGATGACGAACCACGTGCATATTCTCGCCACAGCGGACGAGATCGAGCAAATTTCGGCCCTGATGAAGGGGGTATCGCAAAGATACACGCAATATCTCAACCGCCGATTCGAACGAAAAGGTACATGGTGGGAAGGCAGATTTCGATCCAGCCCTGTTCCCGTCGAAGAGTACTTTTTTACTTGCCAGCGTTATGTCGAATTGAACCCTGTCCGGGCTTGTATAGTCGACTCGGCAGGACGTTACCAATGGTCGAGCTACGCCGGTAACTCAGGAATGCGAAACGACGTTCTGCTAACGCCGCATCCGCTTTACATGGCACTTGGCACCCAGGCCGATCGGCGTCATGCCGCATACCGCGATCTCTTCTCCAATTCGATTTTGCCGTATCAGTTGGATGCCATAAGGAAAGCAATCGCTGGCAATCACCCAGTTGGCAGACCTCCAGCCCCCCGCGTAAGTCGGAGAGTGCTGGTACAGGAAACGTAG
- a CDS encoding GIN domain-containing protein, which produces MHKPLSLALLMTTLWLMLGAASAEEATATRTIDARVVRVKLDGVIDLRLMQGAEPSLRIIGDRRFVDKAIAVQTGDTLQLDSDTNDGKLRRAGLRAELVLPQLREVVSDGVGSTEVSGFSGDEIDITLDGAGSMKIVSAYRRLRATLCGMGSMHVWVADGEDVELDLRGAGYVTLGGTSKQLRASLGGLGGLNAQQFQADSVDIDLSGLGNATVNARTNANLHLSGLGSVTVYGKPLNRNVSVDGLGKVSWK; this is translated from the coding sequence ATGCACAAACCACTCAGCCTTGCCCTCCTGATGACGACCCTGTGGCTGATGCTCGGCGCGGCCAGCGCCGAGGAAGCCACCGCAACCAGGACCATCGACGCCAGGGTGGTGCGCGTCAAGCTCGACGGGGTGATCGACCTGAGGCTGATGCAGGGTGCCGAACCGTCGCTGCGGATTATCGGCGACCGGCGCTTCGTCGACAAGGCGATCGCGGTGCAGACGGGCGATACGCTGCAGCTGGACAGCGATACCAATGACGGCAAGCTTCGCCGCGCGGGATTGCGCGCCGAACTGGTGCTGCCGCAGTTGCGCGAAGTGGTGTCCGATGGCGTGGGCAGCACGGAAGTCTCCGGTTTTTCAGGCGACGAGATCGACATCACGCTCGACGGCGCCGGCAGCATGAAGATCGTCAGCGCGTACCGGCGCCTGAGGGCGACCTTGTGCGGCATGGGCAGCATGCACGTGTGGGTCGCCGATGGCGAAGACGTGGAACTCGACCTGCGCGGCGCCGGCTACGTGACGCTGGGCGGCACCAGCAAGCAGCTGCGCGCGTCGCTGGGCGGGCTGGGTGGGTTGAATGCGCAGCAGTTCCAGGCCGATTCGGTGGACATCGACCTGTCCGGCCTGGGCAATGCGACGGTGAATGCGCGGACCAACGCCAACCTGCACCTGTCCGGCCTCGGCTCGGTCACCGTGTATGGCAAGCCGCTGAACCGCAACGTCAGCGTCGATGGCCTCGGCAAGGTCAGCTGGAAGTAG
- a CDS encoding NADH-quinone oxidoreductase subunit C, with protein sequence MTTQLEALQGAITGALGERVTLSVALGEITLVVKADDYHAVMQTLRDNAALGFDTFIDLCGIDYSAYGEGTWEGPRFAAVTHLLSVKHNWRVRVRVFCPDDEMPLVQSITDIWRAANWYEREAFDLYGILFEGHNDLRRILTDYGFIGHPFRKDFPVAGYVEMRYDAEQGRVIYQPVTIEPRENVPRVIREEKYGMK encoded by the coding sequence ATGACAACACAACTGGAAGCTTTGCAAGGCGCCATTACCGGCGCCCTGGGCGAGCGCGTCACGCTCAGCGTGGCCCTCGGTGAAATCACCCTGGTCGTCAAGGCCGACGACTACCACGCAGTGATGCAGACGCTGCGCGACAATGCCGCACTCGGATTCGATACCTTCATCGACCTGTGCGGCATCGACTATTCCGCCTATGGCGAAGGCACGTGGGAAGGCCCGCGCTTCGCGGCCGTCACGCACCTGCTGTCCGTCAAGCACAACTGGCGCGTACGCGTGCGCGTGTTCTGCCCGGACGACGAGATGCCCCTGGTGCAGTCGATCACCGACATCTGGCGTGCCGCCAACTGGTACGAGCGCGAAGCGTTCGACCTGTACGGCATCCTGTTCGAAGGCCACAACGACCTGCGCCGCATCCTGACCGACTACGGTTTCATCGGCCACCCGTTCCGCAAGGACTTCCCGGTCGCCGGCTACGTGGAAATGCGCTACGACGCCGAACAGGGCCGCGTGATCTACCAGCCCGTGACGATCGAGCCGCGCGAAAACGTGCCGCGCGTGATCCGGGAAGAAAAATACGGGATGAAATAA
- a CDS encoding NuoB/complex I 20 kDa subunit family protein gives MAIEGVLNEGFITTSADKLINWARTGSMFPMTFGLACCAVEMMHVGAARYDMDRFGVVFRPSPRHSDVMIVAGTLCNKMAPALRKVYDQMPEPRWVISMGSCANGGGYYHYSYSVVRGCDRIVPVDVYVPGCPPTAEALLYGIMQLQNKIKRTNTIAR, from the coding sequence ATGGCTATTGAAGGCGTATTAAACGAAGGTTTCATCACCACCTCGGCCGACAAGCTGATCAACTGGGCACGCACCGGGTCGATGTTCCCGATGACGTTCGGCCTGGCGTGCTGCGCGGTTGAAATGATGCACGTGGGCGCTGCCCGTTACGACATGGACCGCTTCGGCGTCGTGTTCCGTCCGTCGCCGCGTCACTCCGACGTGATGATCGTGGCCGGCACGCTGTGCAACAAGATGGCGCCGGCACTGCGCAAGGTGTACGACCAGATGCCGGAACCGCGCTGGGTCATCTCGATGGGCTCGTGCGCCAACGGCGGCGGCTACTACCACTACTCCTACTCCGTCGTGCGCGGCTGCGATCGCATCGTGCCCGTCGACGTCTACGTGCCGGGTTGCCCGCCGACCGCCGAGGCACTGTTGTACGGCATCATGCAGCTGCAAAACAAGATCAAGCGCACCAATACGATTGCACGGTAA
- a CDS encoding TonB-dependent receptor, which produces MRFRRTMISLAVASACSLAAAVTPLSAHAQAGANAETDPAAAANATPPAEAPTLGPTNAGDQIPEVKVTATRYSTSLLRTPLAVSAFSQEQLTRKGATSLRDLANEIPNVVIESGSLDSAVQVTIRGITSSNFTETGDPAVGFHVDGMYSPRPQGAQALMFDIDQVEVLRGPQGTLFGRNSTGGSINVISAKPDFSGTYGKANIDIGNYRKKQVSVVQNVAVNDKLALRGTFMVVRRDGYANQMRDLSEANAPEYGWVPNGKPDVDQRFNAVIGKDKFYTNQDQWAARLSALYKVNQDLTLRAAYEHFQDNGAGGADFRDCAATVGTRYACAPGTGKWDLLINVPGSVDMQIRTLRTGLSWTINPDTTFDYTFQVADQKRSEITDDDRGMQHAAPFQVNGMYPNTPTGNWGTWPMKDVFHRTLDSRYLSTVHEAQLKQTFGPLQYVAGLFWMHERNSIDYEMTETIQKPFGDVGSVLYHQPNRQVDAKAAFAQADWKFAPGWTGTLGARYSRDSKEDQGGEVYGANWIGSPNYYNGLYSQGTPGTPGFHVHDGTDLTPAMGGSVGAYHLYGSPTSNDHKETWKKVTWRVGLQKQFTPNQMGYASVSTGYKAGGFADKTDSCNYQMCADGKPGVVTFLPYGPETVTNFELGYKGKFLDNRLSLSATAFFMKYKDMQLTGTYFINQIIPAAGLPCPSDQPKCDVYEGWRTINVGKVDIPGLEIEWDYRPWRGARFGGGFAFINTDVHDFKEFSDDYQCDVRVELGIEPCPTAYAGPDKALIGRRLYNVDGNHLPNTPKYQVNLNFSQEFALENGYRITPYVKVNWRDKAYFDMRNSEFAHIGRYQKAYAMGDMSARLDAPNDKWYAELYVRNVSNSHAAKNRDSVNGGFMKANFVEPRMFGVRLGAEY; this is translated from the coding sequence ATGCGATTCAGAAGAACCATGATCAGCCTTGCCGTGGCCAGCGCCTGCAGCCTGGCCGCGGCAGTGACACCGCTGTCCGCGCATGCCCAGGCCGGCGCGAATGCCGAAACCGATCCCGCGGCCGCCGCCAACGCTACCCCGCCGGCCGAAGCGCCGACGCTGGGCCCGACCAATGCGGGCGACCAGATCCCCGAAGTGAAAGTCACGGCGACGCGCTACTCGACCTCGCTGCTGCGCACGCCGCTGGCCGTGTCGGCCTTCAGCCAGGAGCAGCTGACGCGCAAGGGCGCCACCAGCCTGCGCGACCTGGCCAATGAAATCCCCAACGTGGTGATCGAGAGCGGCAGCCTGGATTCGGCCGTGCAGGTGACGATCCGCGGCATCACGTCGTCCAACTTCACCGAGACCGGCGACCCGGCCGTCGGCTTCCACGTCGACGGCATGTATTCGCCGCGGCCGCAGGGTGCGCAGGCGCTGATGTTCGACATCGACCAGGTGGAGGTGCTGCGCGGGCCGCAGGGCACGCTGTTCGGCCGCAATTCGACCGGCGGCAGCATCAACGTCATCTCGGCCAAGCCGGACTTCTCGGGCACCTATGGCAAGGCCAATATCGACATCGGCAACTACCGCAAGAAGCAGGTCTCGGTGGTGCAGAACGTCGCCGTCAACGACAAGCTGGCGCTGCGCGGCACCTTCATGGTGGTGCGGCGCGACGGCTATGCGAACCAGATGCGCGACCTGTCCGAAGCCAATGCGCCGGAGTATGGCTGGGTCCCGAACGGCAAGCCGGATGTCGACCAGCGCTTCAACGCGGTGATCGGCAAGGACAAGTTCTACACCAACCAGGACCAGTGGGCGGCGCGCCTCTCGGCGCTGTACAAGGTGAACCAGGACCTCACGCTGAGGGCGGCCTACGAGCACTTCCAGGACAACGGCGCGGGCGGTGCCGACTTCCGCGATTGCGCCGCCACCGTGGGCACCCGCTACGCCTGCGCGCCGGGCACCGGCAAATGGGACCTGCTGATCAACGTGCCCGGCTCGGTCGACATGCAGATCCGCACGCTGCGCACCGGCCTGTCGTGGACGATCAATCCCGACACCACCTTCGACTACACGTTCCAGGTGGCCGACCAGAAGCGCTCGGAAATCACCGACGACGACCGCGGCATGCAGCACGCCGCGCCGTTCCAGGTGAACGGCATGTATCCGAACACGCCGACCGGCAACTGGGGCACCTGGCCGATGAAGGATGTATTCCACCGCACACTCGACTCGCGCTACCTCTCCACCGTGCATGAAGCACAGCTGAAGCAGACGTTCGGTCCCTTGCAGTACGTGGCCGGCCTGTTCTGGATGCACGAGCGGAACAGCATCGACTATGAAATGACGGAGACCATCCAGAAGCCGTTCGGCGATGTCGGCTCGGTGCTGTACCACCAGCCGAACCGCCAGGTCGACGCCAAGGCCGCGTTCGCGCAGGCCGACTGGAAGTTCGCGCCCGGCTGGACCGGCACGCTGGGCGCCCGCTACAGCCGCGACAGCAAGGAAGACCAGGGCGGCGAGGTGTATGGCGCCAACTGGATCGGCAGCCCCAATTACTACAATGGCCTGTACAGCCAGGGCACGCCGGGCACGCCGGGCTTCCATGTGCACGACGGCACCGACCTCACGCCGGCCATGGGTGGCAGCGTGGGCGCGTATCACCTGTATGGTTCGCCGACCTCGAACGACCACAAGGAAACCTGGAAGAAGGTCACCTGGCGCGTCGGCCTGCAGAAGCAGTTCACGCCGAACCAGATGGGCTACGCGTCCGTCTCGACCGGCTACAAGGCCGGCGGCTTCGCCGACAAGACCGACAGCTGCAACTACCAGATGTGCGCGGACGGCAAGCCGGGCGTGGTGACCTTCCTGCCGTACGGCCCGGAAACCGTGACCAACTTCGAGCTGGGCTACAAGGGCAAGTTCCTGGACAACCGGCTGTCGCTGTCGGCCACCGCCTTCTTCATGAAGTACAAGGACATGCAGCTGACCGGCACCTACTTCATCAACCAGATCATCCCGGCCGCCGGCCTGCCCTGCCCGTCCGACCAGCCGAAGTGCGACGTGTATGAAGGCTGGCGCACGATCAACGTCGGCAAGGTGGACATCCCCGGCCTGGAGATCGAGTGGGACTACCGGCCATGGCGCGGCGCGCGCTTCGGCGGCGGCTTCGCGTTCATCAACACCGACGTGCACGACTTCAAGGAGTTCTCCGACGACTACCAGTGCGATGTGCGCGTCGAACTGGGCATCGAGCCCTGCCCGACCGCTTACGCCGGCCCGGACAAGGCACTGATCGGCCGGCGGCTGTACAACGTCGACGGCAACCACCTGCCGAACACGCCGAAGTACCAGGTCAACCTGAACTTCTCGCAGGAGTTCGCGCTTGAAAACGGCTACCGCATCACGCCGTACGTCAAGGTGAACTGGCGCGACAAGGCCTACTTCGACATGCGCAACTCCGAGTTCGCCCACATCGGCCGCTACCAGAAGGCTTACGCGATGGGCGACATGTCCGCCCGCCTGGACGCCCCGAACGACAAGTGGTACGCCGAACTGTACGTGCGCAACGTTTCGAACAGCCACGCCGCCAAGAACCGTGACTCCGTCAACGGCGGATTCATGAAAGCCAACTTCGTCGAACCCCGCATGTTCGGCGTGCGGCTGGGCGCCGAGTATTGA
- the tpiA gene encoding triose-phosphate isomerase, which yields MRRKLVIGNWKMNGSLAGNSVLLRGIVAGHAAGNADMAVCVPAPYLAQCQAELSGTPVAWGAQDVSAYAAGAYTGEMAASMLQEFGCRYVLVGHSERRAYHHESNELVAQKALAALNAGLTPVVCVGETLEQREAGRTNVVVCAQLQAVLDVLENPALEKIVLAYEPVWAIGTGKTATPALAQEVHAALRKQVAVRSAEAAAKLQILYGGSMKPENAGDLMAQADIDGGLIGGASLKAQDFLGIAKAGN from the coding sequence ATGCGTCGCAAACTCGTCATCGGAAACTGGAAGATGAACGGCAGCCTTGCCGGCAATTCTGTATTATTACGCGGGATCGTCGCAGGCCATGCCGCCGGCAATGCCGATATGGCAGTGTGTGTACCGGCGCCGTACCTGGCGCAGTGCCAGGCGGAGCTGTCCGGAACGCCGGTCGCGTGGGGCGCGCAGGACGTGTCGGCCTATGCCGCCGGTGCCTACACGGGCGAGATGGCGGCCTCGATGCTGCAGGAATTCGGTTGCCGCTACGTGCTCGTCGGTCACTCCGAGCGCCGCGCGTACCACCACGAAAGCAATGAGCTGGTGGCGCAAAAGGCGCTTGCCGCGCTCAACGCCGGGCTGACCCCGGTGGTGTGCGTGGGTGAAACGCTGGAGCAGCGCGAGGCGGGCAGGACCAACGTCGTGGTATGCGCGCAACTGCAAGCGGTGCTCGACGTGCTGGAAAACCCGGCGCTGGAAAAGATCGTGCTGGCCTACGAGCCCGTGTGGGCGATCGGCACCGGCAAGACGGCCACGCCGGCGCTGGCGCAGGAAGTGCACGCCGCGCTGCGCAAGCAGGTGGCGGTGCGCAGCGCGGAGGCGGCGGCGAAGTTGCAGATCCTGTACGGCGGCAGCATGAAGCCCGAGAATGCGGGAGATCTGATGGCCCAGGCCGATATCGACGGTGGCCTGATCGGTGGCGCATCGCTGAAGGCGCAGGATTTCCTGGGCATCGCAAAAGCAGGAAACTGA
- the secG gene encoding preprotein translocase subunit SecG, producing MNTLFNLVVVVQVLSALAIIGLVLMQHGKGADMGAAFGSGSSGSLFGASGSSNFLSKSTALAAAIFFGATLGLAVMSNGRTANSGGGILQNVTVPVKGSAAIPAAAPAAPAAPAANAGVPPASNAGVPAATTEGAATGATEGVTEGAAPATAPAPAVPK from the coding sequence ATGAACACCTTGTTCAATCTGGTCGTGGTAGTACAGGTTTTATCGGCGCTGGCCATCATCGGCCTCGTGCTGATGCAGCACGGCAAAGGCGCCGACATGGGCGCCGCGTTTGGTTCCGGTTCGTCCGGCAGCCTGTTCGGTGCCAGCGGTTCGTCGAACTTCCTGTCGAAGTCGACGGCGCTGGCGGCGGCGATCTTCTTCGGTGCGACGCTCGGGCTGGCGGTGATGTCCAATGGCCGTACCGCGAACAGCGGTGGCGGCATCCTGCAGAACGTGACCGTGCCGGTCAAGGGTTCGGCGGCCATTCCGGCGGCGGCGCCTGCTGCGCCGGCAGCACCGGCAGCGAATGCCGGCGTGCCACCTGCCTCGAACGCCGGCGTGCCGGCTGCCACGACCGAAGGCGCTGCAACGGGTGCCACTGAAGGTGTCACTGAAGGCGCTGCGCCGGCAACGGCTCCCGCGCCCGCAGTACCGAAGTAA